The genomic window AGGTGAGCAGGCCCGAGCAGCAGAAAAGCATGGTGAAATACCTGCTCAATCAACAGCGGCCCGACGGTTCGTGGGGATTGTACTACGGAGACGGCGGGAATTTGAGCACCACGATCGAGGCCTATTTCGCGCTCAAGCTTGCGGGTGAGCACTGCGAGTCGGAGCCGATGAGGAGGGCCCGCGAATTTATTCTGTCCAAGGGCGGCATCGAGTCGGCGCGGGTATTCACGAAGATCTGGCTGGCGCTTTTTTCTCAGTACGACTGGGACAAGGTGCCGTCCATGCCCGTCGAGCTGGTGTTGCTCCCAAGCAGTCTGTATTTCAATATTTATGAGTTTTCGAGCTGGGCCAGAGGCACGGTGGTTCCGTTGTCCATTGTGATGTCCATCCGGCCGCGTTGTCCGTTGCCCGCAAAGTGTTCGATCAAGGAGCTCTACGTCCCGGGCAGCAAGCACAAGAATTTCGCATCGTGCACGCACAAGCTGTTTTTTCTTTTCGACCGTATTGCGAAGGCGTTTGAGCGGCGCCCGGTTCCTTCCTTGCGGAACAAGGCGGTGCAGGCGGCGGAGACCTGGGTTTTGGATCACCAGGAGGACAGCGGAGATTGGGGCGGGATACAGCCGCCGATGGTCTACTCTGTCCTGGCGCTGTACTACCTGGGGTACCCGCTGGATCACGAGGTCATCGTCAAGGGAATAAAGGCGCTTGACGCCTTCTGCATGGAAGACGAGGAGGGAACGCGGATGCAGTCCTGTGTTTCTCCCGTCTGGGACACGGCCCTCACCGTTCTGTCCATGCTCGACGCAGGCGTCGCTGCGGAACACCCCGGCCTGGAAAAAGCGGGAAGGTGGCTTTTGGAGAACCAGGTTCTGACGGGTGGAGACTGGCAGATCAAGAACGATAGTCTTCCGGGCGGATGGGCGTTCGAATTCTACAACACCCGCTATCCCGACGTGGATGATTCCGCGGTTGTGCTGAGCACTCTGAACCGCTTCAATGCGGAGCGGGTCGAAGGGCTGGAATTCGCCAAGTGCAGGGGCATGGAATGGTGCCTCAGCATGCAGAGCTCCAATGGAGGATGGGCCGCCTTCGACAAGGACAATACTCTCGAGATCCTCAATCGCATTCCTTTTGCCGACCAGGAAGCGATGGTTGATTACCCCACCGCCGATGTTACAGGCCGGGTGCTCGAAGCCATGGGATATCTCGGATACGACGGTTCACACCCGCGGGCGCGAAAGGCAATCCAATTCCTGAAGAAGCGCCAGGAACGCGACGGTTGCTGGTGGGGACGCTGGGGCGTCAACTACATCTACGGCACTTGGTCCGTCCTCAAGGGGCTGATATCCATCGGCGAGGACCCCAGGGCGGCTTACATCAGGGCGGCTGTGCGCTGGGTGAAGGATCACCAGAATTCGGACGGCGGGTGGGGAGAGACCTGTGAGAGTTACGAGAACCCTGAACTGCGCGGTCAGGGGCCGAGCACTCCCTCCCAGACCGCCTGGGCCCTGATGTCGCTGATCGCCTGCGGGGAAATGAAATCTCAGGAAGCCAGCCGCGGGATTCAGTATCTGCTCAGAACGCAGAAACGGGACGGCACTTGGGAGGAACTCCATTTTACGGGAACGGGCTTTCCCAAGCACTTCTACATCCGCTACCACAATTATCGGAATTGTTTCCCCCTGATGGCTCTGGGGCAGTATCTGCGGGCTCTTGAGCGGTAACCGGCGGGATTTCATTCGCCGAGTAACCGCCACCTCCCGGAAAGACGCTGCGGGAGGTGGCGCAGGAACCTTTCAACCCCTTCTCCGCCAGTTCCCGAAGGGGACTCTCTTCTCGACGCTTCCTATTTCTTGTCTTCCAGTCCGCTCAGTTTTTTCGCTTCCAGTTCGGCCATGCCGAATTCGTGTTCGGGGCCCGGAAACGTCCCGTTTTCCACTTCTTCGCGGTATTTTGTCAACGCCTCTTTGATCGTCAAGCCAAGTTGGGCATACTTCTTGACGAATTTGGGCACGAAGCGGTCATACAAACCGAGCACATCATGGATCACCAGGACCTGGCCGTCGCAATCGGGTCCCGCACCGATGCCGATGGTGGGTACGGGTATGGCTTCCGTGACCATGGCGGCAACATTGGAGGGAATGCCTTCCAGAACGATGCTGAAACATCCTGCCTCGGCAAGGATCTGTGCGTCTTCGATGAGAATCTTGGCCGCTTCGGCCGTCTTTCCCTGAATCTTGAAACCGCCGAACTGGGCGGAGCTCTGCGGCGTGAGCCCGAGGTGGCCCTGCACCGGGATACCGGCTTCAACCATGGCCTTCACCTGGGGCGCCACTCTCCTCCCGCCTTCAAGCTTGACCGCCTGGGCCTTCGCTTCTTTCAGAAAAAGACCCGCGTTGTACAGGGCTTCCTCCACACTGACCTGGTAAGACATGAACGGCATGTCGCCGATCACCAGGGCGCGCTTTGCGCCGCGGGCGACCGCACTCGTGTGGTGGAGCATTTCGGTCATTCCCACCGAAAGGGTATCGTCGTGGCCCAGAACGACCATGGCCAGGGAGTCGCCGACGAGCAGCATGTCGATGCCGCTCTGATCCGCCCACAGGGCAGTGGGATAGTCGTACGCAGTCAGTTCGGAGAGTTTGCGTTTGCCTTTGGAAGCAATGATCTCGGGAACAGTCACTCGATTCTTCATGATCGTACCTTTCTCCTGAGTCTGTCAGGTGCCTGGTGCACGTCGCTTCAGGTTTCTTCCGGGGGCGGATCCAACGGCGGACCCGCCGGCAAGCCTTGCCGGTAAATGCATCGGTTCGTCCGGTGATACGGGGAATTTCCTCTGCGGAGCGCAACGAAAAACGGCCCGGAACGCTCGCTTCCCGCAGGGTTCACTCCCGAATGCCCGCCAGAGCCGTCCGCGTTGCCGCGGACTTTCTCGACGAGATCACCATTGGAGAACGGAATGTCATCTCCTGGCACGAACAAAATTGCCGCGTTTTAATCGTGCGTCAAGTGAAAAATGGGTTGCGTTCCAACGTTTCGAGGATTGGATGACGACGGGTTATCCCCTCGGAGACGGCCGGTCGTTATCGGGCTCCGTGTGCGGCTGCCGGCACTTTGCGTTCGAGACTGCAGGACCCCGGTTCGCCGGGCTGCGCGGCGGGCGAGTCATGCCGTGTTCCCGTGCAGGAGAGATCGTCCGCAGGGGTGCGCAGGACGGATGTGCAAGGGGAGGGCTCTGTGCCCTCCCGCCCATATTACCGTCTTGAACGCAGGTTCGGCTGAGGGGGCCCAGAGCCCGACCCGGCTTGGCTCATCCGCCCGATTTCGGAGGCAACGCGTGCGCAGGCACCAGGGTGATCCTCGGCACATTCTTCACCGGATTGCCGTCCACCAGCAAGACGCAGCCGTATGCGC from Syntrophobacter fumaroxidans MPOB includes these protein-coding regions:
- the shc gene encoding squalene--hopene cyclase; this encodes MNPIRGKRGSAADFLEEEYQWENLADHGESGRTPGGGHPAALKEYEAGSATEHTGHHCVHHLGVRNSWLRKIEKAIDNACGQLFKTQYEDGYWWSELESNVTITSEYIMLLYLLEVSRPEQQKSMVKYLLNQQRPDGSWGLYYGDGGNLSTTIEAYFALKLAGEHCESEPMRRAREFILSKGGIESARVFTKIWLALFSQYDWDKVPSMPVELVLLPSSLYFNIYEFSSWARGTVVPLSIVMSIRPRCPLPAKCSIKELYVPGSKHKNFASCTHKLFFLFDRIAKAFERRPVPSLRNKAVQAAETWVLDHQEDSGDWGGIQPPMVYSVLALYYLGYPLDHEVIVKGIKALDAFCMEDEEGTRMQSCVSPVWDTALTVLSMLDAGVAAEHPGLEKAGRWLLENQVLTGGDWQIKNDSLPGGWAFEFYNTRYPDVDDSAVVLSTLNRFNAERVEGLEFAKCRGMEWCLSMQSSNGGWAAFDKDNTLEILNRIPFADQEAMVDYPTADVTGRVLEAMGYLGYDGSHPRARKAIQFLKKRQERDGCWWGRWGVNYIYGTWSVLKGLISIGEDPRAAYIRAAVRWVKDHQNSDGGWGETCESYENPELRGQGPSTPSQTAWALMSLIACGEMKSQEASRGIQYLLRTQKRDGTWEELHFTGTGFPKHFYIRYHNYRNCFPLMALGQYLRALER
- the panB gene encoding 3-methyl-2-oxobutanoate hydroxymethyltransferase, which gives rise to MKNRVTVPEIIASKGKRKLSELTAYDYPTALWADQSGIDMLLVGDSLAMVVLGHDDTLSVGMTEMLHHTSAVARGAKRALVIGDMPFMSYQVSVEEALYNAGLFLKEAKAQAVKLEGGRRVAPQVKAMVEAGIPVQGHLGLTPQSSAQFGGFKIQGKTAEAAKILIEDAQILAEAGCFSIVLEGIPSNVAAMVTEAIPVPTIGIGAGPDCDGQVLVIHDVLGLYDRFVPKFVKKYAQLGLTIKEALTKYREEVENGTFPGPEHEFGMAELEAKKLSGLEDKK